A single window of Ischnura elegans chromosome 8, ioIscEleg1.1, whole genome shotgun sequence DNA harbors:
- the LOC124163638 gene encoding divergent protein kinase domain 1C isoform X2 gives MIYMRRIPGIIYRKKCFVFCALAILVSSIVLLLHWGILCTNIQAWHHVSYLCELYRQGKAIGSLCSAMCVDKQFQTLTCHPFHAGKDAVFSASWMIQGTPRAVFKAARLPLDGENDYLSENKVYTIDKDGNRKYPSEKEFEAMVADLVSKKLNISVTQEKLRKLGYLGPSALEGLPGTPIEKRKREMEAAWYLLQGHEYLVSILFEEREIFPKVMGTCGPYFASEWVDPLVWEESKEEWINRVHAAVLVLELIEALENAVPAFQLCDVRPGDFGITNDGSKAKVLDSDLALPIAVADKLTGDGKPCTKDEDCHYFDCKSRCLKGFCSEPVLNSNLQAFQGWGRASATA, from the exons ATGATTTACATGCGTAGAATTCCCGGTATAATTTATCGCAAGAAATGCTTTGTGTTCTGCGCTCTTGCTATCCTAGTATCCTCTATTGTACTCCTCCTTCACTGGGGTATTCTATGCACCAACATACAAGCTTGGCATCATGTATCTTATCTG TGTGAGCTTTACCGGCAAGGTAAAGCCATTGGCAGCCTATGCTCTGCCATGTGCGTCGATAAGCAATTCCAAACCCTGACATGCCACCCTTTCCATGCTGGTAAAGATGCCGTATTTTCTGCTAGTTGGATGATACAAGGTACACCACGCGCAGTTTTCAAAGCTGCTCGCTTGCCTCTGGATGGAGAAAATGATTACCTCTCAGAAAACAAG GTGTACACCATCGATAAGGATGGAAACagaaaatatccttcagaaaaaGAATTTGAGGCTATGGTTGCAGATTTGGTCTCAAAAAAGCTTAACATTAGTGTTACTCAAGAAAAGTTGAGAAAATTGGGTTATCTTGGACCATCTGCCTTGGAAGGTCTGCCTGGAACACCCATTGAGAAGAGGAAGCGAGAAATGGAAGCTGCTTGGTACTTACTCCAG gGGCATGAATACTTAGTATCCATCCTATTTgaggaaagagaaatttttccAAAAGTCATGGGTACTTGTGGCCCATACTTTGCATCAGAGTGGGTTGATCCATTGGTGTGGGAAGAATCAAAGGAAGAATGGATTAACAGAGTCCATGCTGCTGTTCTTGTATTGGAATTAATAGAAGCTCTTGAAAATGCAGTGCCTGCTTTTCAGCTTTGCGATGTTCGTCCTGGAGATTTTGGTATTACTAATGATGGATCAAAAGCCAAG GTTCTAGATTCAGATTTGGCCCTTCCAATAGCAGTTGCTGACAAGTTGACTGGTGATGGAAAACCATGTACTAAGGACGAAGATTGCCACTACTTTGATTGCAAATCAAGATGCCTGAAGGGGTTTTGCTCTGAACCAGTTTTAAACAGCAACTTACAG GCATTTCAGGGTTGGGGAAGGGCATCTGCCACTGCATGA
- the LOC124163638 gene encoding divergent protein kinase domain 1C isoform X1 → MIYMRRIPGIIYRKKCFVFCALAILVSSIVLLLHWGILCTNIQAWHHVSYLCELYRQGKAIGSLCSAMCVDKQFQTLTCHPFHAGKDAVFSASWMIQGTPRAVFKAARLPLDGENDYLSENKVYTIDKDGNRKYPSEKEFEAMVADLVSKKLNISVTQEKLRKLGYLGPSALEGLPGTPIEKRKREMEAAWYLLQGHEYLVSILFEEREIFPKVMGTCGPYFASEWVDPLVWEESKEEWINRVHAAVLVLELIEALENAVPAFQLCDVRPGDFGITNDGSKAKVLDSDLALPIAVADKLTGDGKPCTKDEDCHYFDCKSRCLKGFCSEPVLNSNLQVVCDKVFLNQKLPGGAVVLPGLLMSEHTPSSISALLRLCVDHPSGEGAEYVRKKLYATLTQMEMALIDETI, encoded by the exons ATGATTTACATGCGTAGAATTCCCGGTATAATTTATCGCAAGAAATGCTTTGTGTTCTGCGCTCTTGCTATCCTAGTATCCTCTATTGTACTCCTCCTTCACTGGGGTATTCTATGCACCAACATACAAGCTTGGCATCATGTATCTTATCTG TGTGAGCTTTACCGGCAAGGTAAAGCCATTGGCAGCCTATGCTCTGCCATGTGCGTCGATAAGCAATTCCAAACCCTGACATGCCACCCTTTCCATGCTGGTAAAGATGCCGTATTTTCTGCTAGTTGGATGATACAAGGTACACCACGCGCAGTTTTCAAAGCTGCTCGCTTGCCTCTGGATGGAGAAAATGATTACCTCTCAGAAAACAAG GTGTACACCATCGATAAGGATGGAAACagaaaatatccttcagaaaaaGAATTTGAGGCTATGGTTGCAGATTTGGTCTCAAAAAAGCTTAACATTAGTGTTACTCAAGAAAAGTTGAGAAAATTGGGTTATCTTGGACCATCTGCCTTGGAAGGTCTGCCTGGAACACCCATTGAGAAGAGGAAGCGAGAAATGGAAGCTGCTTGGTACTTACTCCAG gGGCATGAATACTTAGTATCCATCCTATTTgaggaaagagaaatttttccAAAAGTCATGGGTACTTGTGGCCCATACTTTGCATCAGAGTGGGTTGATCCATTGGTGTGGGAAGAATCAAAGGAAGAATGGATTAACAGAGTCCATGCTGCTGTTCTTGTATTGGAATTAATAGAAGCTCTTGAAAATGCAGTGCCTGCTTTTCAGCTTTGCGATGTTCGTCCTGGAGATTTTGGTATTACTAATGATGGATCAAAAGCCAAG GTTCTAGATTCAGATTTGGCCCTTCCAATAGCAGTTGCTGACAAGTTGACTGGTGATGGAAAACCATGTACTAAGGACGAAGATTGCCACTACTTTGATTGCAAATCAAGATGCCTGAAGGGGTTTTGCTCTGAACCAGTTTTAAACAGCAACTTACAG GTGGTTTGTGACAAGGTTTTCCTGAATCAAAAACTTCCTGGTGGTGCAGTCGTCCTCCCGGGATTATTAATGTCAGAGCATACACCCTCGTCAATATCTGCTCTGTTACGTTTGTGTGTTGATCATCCTTCAGGTGAAGGGGCTGAGTATGTGCGCAAAAAGCTATATGCAACCCTAACACAGATGGAAATGGCTCTAATTGATGAAACTATTTAA